The Sinomicrobium kalidii genome contains a region encoding:
- a CDS encoding DUF4907 domain-containing protein has protein sequence MRKRVVLLWIILGMGIAGIVLFYPKKNDRVTIEVFEVSGGYGYLIKNQDKVLIRQDVIPAIQARSPFCSYDDAGAVADLVRRKMLKRESPAITKEELKALHVQINCLVLAR, from the coding sequence ATGAGAAAGCGTGTTGTATTACTGTGGATAATCCTGGGGATGGGTATAGCGGGAATTGTACTGTTCTATCCCAAAAAGAATGACAGGGTCACTATTGAGGTCTTTGAAGTTTCGGGAGGCTACGGGTATTTGATAAAAAATCAGGATAAGGTCCTTATCCGCCAGGATGTGATCCCGGCCATACAGGCCAGGTCTCCGTTTTGCTCGTATGACGATGCCGGGGCGGTGGCCGACCTTGTCAGGCGAAAAATGTTAAAAAGAGAATCCCCTGCAATTACTAAGGAAGAGTTAAAAGCGCTTCACGTTCAGATAAATTGTTTAGTTTTAGCCAGGTAA
- the sppA gene encoding signal peptide peptidase SppA — protein sequence MKFLRNLLASVLGCLVAFGVLFCMLLIFVALAGSQENVITVSENSVLEIGIDEPLKDYGGRFDFTDFGMKFEEYDGLNHMLTAIKKAKTDDKIRGISIKSSYFPAGMAQVKAIRDAIDDFKTSGKFVYAYGDFYAQQDYYLASVADSVFVNPVGDIEFKGLASEVLFFKDLQEKSGVKLEVIRHGKYKSAVEPFLDNKMSPENREQLSELLYSVWNSMLDDIAASRRVHPDALDVIADDLEARTPAKALKAQLVDRIAYFDEYEAALKKACGLDEDKDIKFVGTEAYAEYVAKKNKKAGKDRIAVIYAEGDIVYGEGSKDYVGQGIIVRSLREARKDDKVKAIVLRVNSPGGSALASDIIWREVEITKKKKPVVVSMGNLAASGGYYIATGADRIFAESTTITGSIGVFGMLPNFKQLADRWGINAEQVVTNRQALGYSVFEPLSEEYRKVTKESIENIYDTFVSHVAEGRDMSEDEVDRIAQGRVWSGREAREIGLVDEIGGLGDAIGYAAETAGIEEYAVEDYPVYTTSIEDIMDKFIGVSLTRNKEHMLKEELGREAYEILQKIKVLSQQKGVQARLPFELIIR from the coding sequence ATGAAGTTTTTAAGAAATTTATTAGCATCCGTTCTGGGATGTCTTGTTGCTTTTGGGGTACTGTTTTGTATGCTCCTTATTTTTGTCGCCCTGGCCGGAAGCCAGGAAAATGTGATCACCGTATCCGAAAATTCGGTTTTGGAAATCGGTATTGACGAGCCCCTTAAAGATTATGGCGGCCGGTTTGATTTTACCGATTTCGGGATGAAATTCGAAGAATACGACGGTCTTAACCATATGCTGACAGCGATAAAAAAGGCGAAAACCGACGATAAGATCAGGGGAATAAGTATCAAGAGCAGTTATTTTCCCGCAGGAATGGCCCAGGTAAAAGCGATTCGTGATGCCATAGACGATTTTAAGACATCCGGTAAGTTTGTATACGCTTACGGGGATTTCTACGCACAACAGGATTATTACCTGGCTTCCGTGGCCGATTCGGTTTTTGTAAACCCGGTAGGGGATATAGAATTTAAGGGACTGGCTTCGGAGGTGTTGTTCTTCAAGGACCTTCAGGAAAAGTCGGGAGTGAAGCTGGAAGTCATACGGCACGGCAAGTACAAAAGTGCGGTAGAACCTTTTCTGGATAACAAAATGAGCCCGGAAAACCGGGAACAATTATCGGAACTGCTGTATTCCGTATGGAATTCCATGCTGGACGATATTGCCGCCAGCAGAAGGGTACATCCTGATGCCCTCGATGTTATTGCAGACGACCTGGAAGCCAGGACTCCGGCAAAGGCACTGAAGGCGCAGTTGGTAGACCGTATAGCATATTTTGATGAGTATGAAGCCGCATTGAAAAAGGCTTGCGGCCTGGACGAAGACAAGGATATCAAATTTGTCGGTACAGAAGCATATGCCGAGTATGTTGCGAAGAAAAATAAAAAGGCAGGAAAAGACAGGATCGCCGTGATATATGCCGAGGGCGATATCGTATATGGAGAAGGAAGCAAGGATTATGTAGGACAGGGGATCATTGTCCGCTCGCTCCGGGAAGCGAGGAAAGACGACAAGGTGAAAGCTATCGTGTTGCGTGTCAATTCACCGGGAGGGAGTGCCCTGGCCTCGGATATTATCTGGCGGGAGGTGGAGATCACCAAAAAGAAAAAACCTGTCGTAGTTTCCATGGGGAACCTGGCAGCCTCGGGCGGATATTATATCGCTACGGGGGCCGACAGGATATTTGCGGAATCCACTACCATCACCGGGTCTATCGGGGTTTTCGGGATGCTTCCCAATTTCAAACAACTGGCAGACCGGTGGGGCATTAATGCGGAACAGGTGGTTACCAACCGGCAGGCCCTCGGATACAGTGTTTTTGAACCCTTGTCTGAGGAATACCGCAAGGTTACCAAAGAAAGTATAGAAAACATTTACGATACTTTTGTAAGCCATGTGGCCGAAGGCAGGGATATGAGCGAGGACGAGGTTGACCGTATTGCCCAGGGACGGGTATGGAGCGGCAGGGAAGCCCGGGAGATCGGTCTTGTTGATGAAATAGGCGGTCTCGGCGATGCCATAGGGTATGCTGCGGAAACCGCCGGCATAGAAGAATATGCCGTGGAAGACTATCCGGTATACACGACCAGCATTGAAGATATTATGGATAAATTCATCGGGGTATCGCTTACCCGGAACAAGGAGCATATGCTGAAAGAAGAGCTGGGACGGGAAGCTTATGAGATCTTACAGAAAATAAAAGTATTGTCACAACAAAAAGGAGTTCAGGCCAGGCTTCCGTTTGAATTGATCATTCGTTAA
- a CDS encoding DUF4270 family protein has protein sequence MRYLLISCLLLLICSCGGDNLYDTDFEAGEDFTDSNIRVLAIDTLTVAMSTIKFDSLITSNATRILVGQYTDTVFGKTTASSYFELLPEGYSIDNEGIYDSISLFLDYDEYYYNDTLQTSSVYVKKLTSRVKPVRGNAFYNLQSIPYEEESIGQVSFIPRPLGGTDSVEIKLNDDFGRDLFDRIQQKEITTNDQLREYFKGVTLQPGENDNGAVVGFTTSSDNSFLRIYYSTHETEEPTVRHLDFSISTESSPATFFNRIVAEDNDTPFHSLTDQEILLPSPEAGDKTYIQAGTGITTRIRFPSIQSLYDIEGTGTVLNAVLKIKPTNNYYNDNLSLTDTLNIYLVDQNNDISEQLANSEATALQAVLNREDREFNNIYFEVPLGTYIERLYTATREDRSSLILIPADYSSSVHRTVLNGENNADYEATLEVTYAVYDEDDD, from the coding sequence ATGCGATACTTGCTAATTTCCTGTTTGCTACTGCTCATCTGTTCCTGTGGGGGCGATAACCTGTACGACACCGATTTTGAAGCCGGCGAGGATTTCACAGACAGCAATATCCGGGTACTCGCCATAGACACGCTTACGGTAGCGATGTCTACCATTAAATTCGACAGCCTTATAACTTCCAATGCTACCAGGATACTGGTGGGACAGTATACGGACACTGTGTTCGGGAAAACCACCGCTTCGAGTTATTTTGAACTGCTCCCGGAAGGTTACAGCATAGACAACGAAGGTATTTACGACAGTATTTCCCTTTTCCTGGACTACGATGAATATTATTATAACGATACGCTCCAGACCTCCTCCGTCTACGTAAAAAAACTGACATCGCGTGTAAAGCCTGTTCGGGGTAATGCTTTTTACAACCTGCAGTCCATCCCTTATGAGGAAGAAAGTATAGGCCAGGTTTCTTTTATCCCCAGACCTCTCGGGGGCACCGATTCTGTCGAAATAAAACTGAATGATGATTTTGGCCGCGATCTGTTTGACCGCATCCAGCAAAAGGAAATCACCACGAACGACCAGCTCCGGGAGTATTTTAAGGGGGTGACCCTCCAGCCGGGAGAAAATGATAACGGGGCGGTTGTAGGCTTTACGACATCGTCAGACAACAGTTTTTTAAGGATCTATTACTCCACACACGAAACGGAAGAACCGACAGTCCGGCACCTCGATTTTTCCATCAGTACGGAAAGCAGTCCCGCCACATTTTTCAACCGGATCGTGGCCGAAGACAACGATACTCCCTTCCACTCGCTTACAGACCAGGAAATACTGTTACCCAGTCCGGAAGCCGGAGACAAGACCTATATCCAGGCAGGTACGGGCATCACTACCCGAATACGGTTTCCTTCCATACAGTCCCTTTACGATATTGAGGGTACGGGCACCGTACTCAATGCGGTCCTGAAAATAAAACCCACCAACAATTATTACAACGATAACCTGTCGCTAACAGACACGCTCAATATCTACCTGGTAGACCAGAACAATGATATCAGCGAACAGCTTGCCAATTCGGAAGCCACGGCATTACAGGCGGTCCTGAACCGGGAAGACCGGGAGTTCAACAACATCTACTTCGAGGTTCCCCTGGGCACTTATATCGAACGTCTTTATACGGCCACCCGGGAAGACCGGAGCTCGCTGATACTGATTCCGGCCGACTACAGTTCGTCAGTACACCGGACGGTGCTCAACGGCGAGAACAATGCAGATTACGAGGCCACCCTGGAAGTCACCTATGCCGTTTATGACGAAGATGACGATTAA
- a CDS encoding AsmA family protein: MKIKKGIKIAGIIIGVIVLLLAVTPLLFKDKITALVKDNINKNINATVDFADLDISLLSGFPKARVSLNEISVINKAPFEGDTLFYADEVSVKMGIAELFKGSGMEVSSFAVNKANVNILVNGEGKANYDIAKESGETAESETATGDSEDFSFSVQQYEITDSRISYLDKEGKMQFVLEELNHSGSGDLSLSKSELTTKTDALVSFVMDSTAYVNKNKVNLEAVLGIDLENNRYTFLDNTLLLNQLPLVFDGYVQINDNNQEVDVTFNTPSSDFRNFLAVIPEAYSSDIENVETTGNFEVKGKVKGTIDDTHIPAFDIKITSSNASFKYPDLPKSVTDIRLATNLVNETGLTKDTYVDIEKLSFRIDQDVFNARARLNNVTENMHVNARIDGKLNLANLSKAYPFPMEEELSGILTADITTAFDMASIEHKKYGNTKNSGTLNLTGFTYASEEMANPVSISKADVTFNPATVSLNRFEAKTGQTDLNASGTINNLMGFMFNKENIEGNFNLSSGTFALNDFMVADGEGERAAENGEEKNKPEAKNPGGAQEKIKIPSFLDCTVNASANTVIYDDLQLKNVKGTLIIRDEKATLKDLRSDVFQGQLAINGDVSTKEETPTFNMNMDIRNFDISESFRGLDMLKALTPIAGILQGKLNTDLSLSGNLNDDLTPVLLSVSGNALAEVLTSGIDSENSKLLSGLAGNLSFLDTDKLDLKDIKTSLSFDDGKVNVKPFHIKYKDIDIEVAGSHGFDKSLNYNATFNVPAKYLGKEANNLLAQLSEQEKEEMTVPVTATIGGSYTSPSVSTNMKSAVAGLTQQIVANQKDKLVNKGKDAVGDALGNLVGGKDKKDTTATDSTATKKEDDVKEAARDVLQGLFGKKKKDTTN, translated from the coding sequence ATGAAAATCAAAAAAGGAATAAAAATAGCAGGGATTATCATCGGGGTTATTGTACTCCTGCTTGCCGTAACCCCGCTTTTGTTCAAAGACAAGATAACGGCGCTGGTCAAGGATAACATCAACAAAAATATAAATGCCACGGTAGATTTTGCCGATCTGGACATCAGTCTTCTGTCCGGTTTTCCGAAAGCCAGGGTTTCCCTCAATGAAATATCGGTCATAAACAAGGCCCCTTTTGAAGGGGATACCCTGTTCTATGCCGATGAAGTATCCGTAAAAATGGGGATTGCCGAACTTTTTAAGGGAAGCGGTATGGAGGTGAGCAGTTTTGCTGTGAACAAGGCCAATGTCAATATCCTGGTGAATGGCGAAGGGAAAGCAAATTACGACATTGCAAAGGAAAGCGGGGAGACTGCGGAAAGCGAAACCGCAACGGGAGATAGTGAAGACTTCAGCTTTTCCGTACAGCAATATGAAATAACCGACAGCCGCATTTCCTACCTGGATAAAGAAGGAAAGATGCAGTTTGTGCTGGAAGAGCTCAACCACTCCGGAAGCGGTGACCTTTCCCTGAGCAAGTCGGAACTCACCACAAAGACAGATGCCCTGGTCTCGTTTGTCATGGACAGCACGGCTTATGTGAATAAGAATAAGGTAAACCTGGAGGCCGTTCTGGGAATAGACCTCGAAAACAACCGTTATACCTTTCTCGACAATACGCTGCTGCTCAATCAGCTTCCGCTGGTATTTGACGGGTATGTGCAGATCAATGATAACAACCAGGAGGTGGATGTGACCTTTAACACCCCATCTTCCGATTTCAGGAATTTCCTGGCCGTGATCCCGGAAGCCTATTCCAGCGATATTGAAAATGTAGAGACCACCGGAAATTTTGAGGTGAAAGGAAAAGTAAAGGGTACCATTGACGATACGCATATTCCGGCTTTTGATATAAAAATAACCTCAAGCAATGCCTCTTTCAAATATCCCGACCTGCCCAAATCAGTCACCGATATCCGGCTGGCCACCAATCTGGTGAATGAAACGGGCCTGACAAAAGACACCTATGTGGATATAGAAAAACTGTCTTTCCGGATAGACCAGGATGTGTTTAATGCCCGGGCGCGGCTCAACAATGTTACGGAAAACATGCACGTCAATGCCAGGATTGACGGAAAACTGAATCTGGCCAATCTGTCCAAAGCCTATCCGTTCCCCATGGAGGAAGAACTCAGCGGTATTCTCACGGCGGATATTACCACGGCCTTTGACATGGCTTCCATTGAGCATAAAAAATACGGAAACACCAAAAATTCCGGGACACTGAACCTGACCGGGTTTACGTACGCTTCCGAAGAAATGGCCAACCCTGTAAGTATCAGCAAGGCCGATGTCACTTTTAATCCCGCTACGGTAAGCCTTAACAGGTTTGAGGCCAAAACGGGGCAGACCGACCTGAATGCCTCGGGGACCATCAACAACCTGATGGGCTTTATGTTCAACAAGGAAAATATAGAAGGAAATTTTAACCTGTCGTCCGGCACCTTTGCGCTGAATGATTTTATGGTAGCTGACGGAGAAGGTGAGAGGGCTGCGGAAAACGGTGAGGAAAAAAATAAACCGGAAGCGAAAAACCCGGGAGGGGCACAGGAAAAAATAAAAATACCTTCGTTCCTGGACTGTACGGTAAATGCATCGGCCAATACCGTGATCTATGACGATCTTCAATTAAAAAACGTAAAAGGGACCCTCATCATCAGGGACGAAAAAGCTACGCTGAAAGACCTGAGATCGGATGTGTTCCAGGGACAACTGGCCATAAACGGGGACGTGTCGACCAAAGAGGAAACACCTACCTTTAACATGAACATGGATATCCGGAATTTTGATATTTCGGAATCTTTCCGGGGGCTGGACATGCTGAAGGCCCTGACTCCCATAGCCGGAATATTACAGGGAAAACTGAATACCGACCTTTCCCTGTCAGGGAACCTGAACGATGACCTTACCCCGGTATTACTGTCCGTTTCAGGTAACGCCCTTGCCGAAGTGCTTACTTCCGGCATTGATTCCGAAAACTCCAAACTCCTGAGCGGACTGGCGGGAAATCTCAGTTTCCTGGATACCGATAAGCTGGACCTTAAAGATATCAAAACTTCACTGTCCTTCGATGACGGAAAGGTAAATGTGAAGCCCTTTCACATTAAATACAAGGACATTGATATCGAAGTAGCAGGCAGTCACGGCTTTGACAAAAGCCTGAATTACAATGCTACATTCAACGTTCCGGCCAAGTACCTGGGCAAAGAAGCCAATAACCTCCTGGCGCAGCTCAGTGAACAGGAAAAGGAAGAAATGACCGTTCCGGTAACCGCTACAATAGGCGGGTCTTATACCAGCCCCTCCGTTTCCACAAACATGAAATCTGCCGTTGCGGGCCTTACGCAACAGATTGTGGCCAATCAAAAGGATAAGCTGGTGAATAAGGGCAAGGATGCCGTTGGGGATGCACTGGGCAATCTGGTCGGGGGAAAAGATAAAAAGGACACTACCGCTACGGATTCAACCGCCACCAAAAAAGAGGACGATGTAAAAGAAGCGGCCAGGGATGTGCTGCAGGGACTTTTCGGAAAAAAGAAAAAAGACACTACTAATTAA
- a CDS encoding OmpP1/FadL family transporter, whose product MKKTLFSACFLAGYCLSVNAQSEGLTGSPYSMYGLGITNQMSLGKSNALGRSGIALPGNTAINNLNPASYASIFDKSFLFDVGFQSEYNHFSNKQNDENKWSFNFSNLAFGFSLSERSGIGLTLIPYTNVGYTLLGVTSNIEGSDEEFESTIIGSGGLNDLRLNYGYRLSDKLRLGASASFLFGSIQENEFFTIGSNYFEMDETTFYNGLRFGFGMQYDIVKKLSVGATVQLPVSLQGNMDRTVFKTLDGVSVIVEDEEGEDVPHFKLPTEIGFGVYFSPFEGFAVNADYKRNFWSSTNQSDNVGEYTDQDIFGIGVEYLKDTRGLKYTDRIRYRAGFTADNGYLSINNKKVSGYAITAGLGLPINARTNSMLNISYSYGQKGQLSNILIRENYHSITLNVSLEDLWFIKRKYD is encoded by the coding sequence ATGAAGAAGACACTATTTTCCGCATGCTTTCTCGCAGGGTATTGTTTATCGGTAAACGCACAGTCCGAAGGGCTTACGGGATCGCCCTATTCCATGTACGGACTGGGGATTACCAACCAGATGAGCCTCGGAAAATCCAACGCCCTGGGCAGGAGCGGGATTGCCCTGCCGGGAAACACTGCAATAAATAACCTCAACCCCGCATCATACGCTTCCATTTTTGATAAATCATTTCTTTTTGACGTGGGGTTTCAATCGGAATACAACCACTTCTCCAACAAACAGAACGACGAGAACAAGTGGAGTTTCAATTTCTCCAACCTCGCTTTTGGCTTTTCCCTCTCGGAGAGGTCGGGCATCGGGCTGACCCTTATCCCCTATACCAATGTGGGATATACACTGCTCGGGGTTACCTCCAATATAGAAGGTTCCGATGAAGAGTTTGAAAGCACTATCATCGGTTCGGGAGGACTTAACGACCTCAGGCTCAATTACGGGTACCGGCTTTCTGATAAATTGAGGTTGGGGGCCAGTGCTTCTTTCCTGTTCGGGAGTATACAGGAAAACGAATTTTTCACTATTGGCAGCAACTATTTTGAAATGGATGAAACCACCTTCTACAACGGGCTCCGTTTTGGCTTCGGGATGCAATACGATATCGTAAAAAAACTCTCCGTAGGGGCCACGGTACAGCTTCCGGTTTCCCTGCAGGGCAATATGGACCGGACAGTGTTCAAAACCCTGGATGGTGTGAGTGTTATCGTAGAAGACGAAGAAGGAGAGGATGTCCCTCACTTTAAACTCCCCACGGAAATAGGTTTCGGGGTTTATTTTTCGCCTTTCGAAGGGTTCGCTGTAAATGCCGATTACAAGAGGAATTTCTGGAGTTCCACTAATCAAAGCGACAATGTAGGTGAATATACCGACCAGGACATCTTCGGTATAGGCGTGGAATACCTCAAAGATACCAGGGGACTGAAATACACCGACCGTATTCGCTACCGGGCCGGCTTTACCGCAGATAACGGTTACCTGTCCATTAACAACAAAAAGGTAAGCGGATATGCCATCACTGCCGGATTGGGGCTCCCTATCAATGCAAGAACGAATTCCATGCTCAACATTTCTTATTCTTACGGGCAAAAAGGACAACTATCCAATATTCTCATCAGGGAAAACTATCATTCCATCACCCTTAACGTGAGCCTGGAAGACCTGTGGTTCATCAAAAGGAAATACGATTAA
- a CDS encoding Kelch repeat-containing protein: MRRTTKRDLHIILYSIPLVFFLVFLAGCSSDDEEDMGNWEIRSVFDGKPRSSSAYFSIGNKGYTGTGYDGDDYRVDFWEYDMEGDYWVQKADFPGTARSAATAFAVDGKGYIGSGYDGVDELGDFYAYNPSGNTWTSIADFPERPRREALAFAANGYGYFGTGTDGDNDRKDFWRYDPASDTWTELFGFGGDKRRGATSFSIDGNVYMGTGVSNGVYLDDFWRFDPGSESWTKLLDLDEEDDYSIIRSNGVGFSIGSYGYIACGTASGSLTSVWEYDPAYDTWERKTGFEGTSRQSPVVFSNGARAFVGLGRSGNLYLDDLKEFFPWEEYDEDD, translated from the coding sequence ATGAGAAGAACAACGAAAAGAGATTTACACATTATCCTGTATAGCATCCCCCTGGTATTTTTCCTGGTGTTCCTGGCAGGTTGTTCCAGCGACGATGAGGAAGATATGGGCAACTGGGAAATCCGCTCCGTATTTGACGGGAAACCGAGGAGCAGTTCGGCCTATTTTTCTATCGGGAACAAGGGATATACGGGAACAGGATATGACGGAGACGATTACCGCGTCGATTTCTGGGAATACGATATGGAAGGCGATTACTGGGTACAGAAAGCCGATTTTCCCGGAACGGCCAGGAGTGCGGCCACAGCTTTTGCCGTGGATGGAAAAGGCTATATAGGCTCCGGCTATGACGGAGTGGACGAACTCGGGGATTTCTATGCCTATAACCCCAGTGGCAATACCTGGACTTCCATTGCCGATTTTCCGGAAAGACCCAGGAGGGAAGCATTGGCTTTTGCGGCGAACGGTTATGGTTATTTCGGAACGGGGACCGATGGCGATAACGACCGGAAAGATTTCTGGAGATACGATCCCGCTTCCGATACCTGGACCGAATTGTTCGGTTTCGGCGGTGATAAAAGGAGAGGCGCTACGAGTTTTTCCATAGACGGTAATGTATATATGGGTACCGGGGTGTCTAACGGGGTTTACCTGGATGATTTCTGGAGGTTCGATCCCGGATCGGAGTCCTGGACCAAGCTGCTGGACCTGGACGAGGAAGACGATTACAGTATTATAAGGAGTAATGGCGTGGGCTTTTCAATAGGAAGCTATGGTTACATTGCCTGTGGTACGGCTTCGGGAAGCCTTACTTCGGTTTGGGAATACGATCCTGCTTACGACACCTGGGAGCGTAAGACCGGTTTTGAAGGAACTTCAAGACAGAGCCCGGTTGTGTTTTCCAACGGGGCAAGAGCCTTTGTGGGATTGGGGCGTTCCGGAAATTTGTACCTGGATGACCTTAAGGAATTCTTTCCCTGGGAAGAATACGACGAAGATGATTAA
- a CDS encoding queuosine precursor transporter — MLMQHQKAAYQLYLYLAALFITSLVVSNLIFQKFFYWYPFGEVTIFGAGIFEISVGILPYPVTFLITDLISEVFGRKKANQVVTAGIFASFFSLLIIYVSAAAPATDWSPIGDELFRTVFGRTVLAVLASMLAYLAAQYIDIHIYHFWKNYTKGKHLWLRNNFSTFSSQLIDTMTVLLLLCSFKVIAWERFTGLLIGGVLFKMLIALLDTPFLYFFVYVIRKRFHLERGEEIQLP, encoded by the coding sequence ATTTTAATGCAACACCAAAAAGCTGCATACCAGTTATATCTGTATCTCGCCGCATTGTTTATCACCTCCCTGGTGGTTTCGAACCTCATTTTTCAGAAGTTTTTCTATTGGTATCCTTTCGGGGAAGTCACTATTTTCGGGGCAGGAATATTTGAGATATCCGTGGGGATACTGCCTTATCCCGTTACGTTTCTTATTACAGACCTTATCTCCGAAGTGTTCGGCCGGAAAAAGGCCAACCAGGTGGTTACGGCGGGGATCTTCGCTTCCTTTTTTTCACTGCTCATCATCTATGTTTCGGCGGCCGCGCCGGCTACGGACTGGTCTCCCATCGGTGATGAACTCTTCCGCACCGTTTTCGGCCGTACGGTACTGGCGGTACTGGCTTCCATGCTGGCTTACCTCGCGGCTCAGTACATCGATATCCATATTTATCACTTCTGGAAAAATTATACGAAAGGAAAGCACCTGTGGTTGCGGAACAACTTCTCCACTTTTTCCTCACAGCTTATAGATACCATGACGGTATTGCTGTTGTTGTGTTCCTTTAAGGTCATTGCCTGGGAACGCTTTACCGGATTGCTTATCGGAGGTGTGCTCTTTAAAATGTTAATAGCTTTGCTGGACACGCCGTTTTTGTATTTTTTTGTATATGTTATCCGGAAACGGTTTCACTTGGAGCGGGGGGAAGAAATCCAACTGCCGTAG
- a CDS encoding DUF6268 family outer membrane beta-barrel protein, with the protein MIQLEYSINKSDNGVNIYESRLEGNKVFALGNLCMDIGMNLHKFDLDYTYTDVAERGMHFTETYVLRPEVAISYPFGKEWSVTAFVRPEAASDFQGNWTKEGFNVSYGTYFTKTWGHGSGAFSSLMMGAEYSTAFGKPRIVPILNYKRKTDGRLSYAIGYPHTWVSWTLNRRHTIKPLLDIDAFYAGVNAVTGYFNDRESRFYKLNYLNVSGSVNYEYHFNQGWNLVAGLGYSIHNELERYQDDDEVYAYETAPAPYISLGIKYNF; encoded by the coding sequence ATGATCCAGTTGGAATACAGTATAAACAAATCGGACAACGGGGTGAACATTTATGAGAGCCGTCTGGAAGGCAATAAAGTGTTTGCCCTGGGGAATTTGTGTATGGACATAGGGATGAACCTCCACAAATTTGATCTCGACTATACATATACCGATGTAGCGGAAAGGGGAATGCATTTTACCGAAACGTATGTGTTACGACCGGAAGTTGCCATTTCCTATCCTTTCGGAAAGGAGTGGTCTGTCACGGCATTTGTCCGCCCCGAGGCCGCTTCCGATTTTCAGGGAAACTGGACGAAGGAGGGATTTAATGTCAGTTACGGTACGTATTTTACAAAGACCTGGGGGCATGGCAGCGGTGCATTTTCTTCCCTGATGATGGGTGCGGAGTATTCAACCGCTTTCGGAAAACCCCGTATTGTTCCCATACTGAACTATAAGCGGAAAACGGACGGGCGCCTGAGCTATGCCATAGGTTATCCGCATACCTGGGTCTCCTGGACCTTAAACCGCCGCCATACCATAAAGCCCCTGCTGGATATTGATGCTTTCTATGCCGGGGTAAATGCCGTTACGGGATATTTTAACGACCGGGAAAGCCGGTTTTATAAACTGAATTATCTGAATGTGAGCGGAAGTGTCAATTACGAATATCACTTTAATCAGGGCTGGAACCTCGTGGCCGGGCTGGGCTATTCCATCCATAATGAACTGGAACGCTATCAGGATGACGATGAGGTATATGCCTACGAAACGGCTCCGGCTCCCTATATATCACTTGGAATCAAATATAATTTTTAA